One genomic region from Jiangella sp. DSM 45060 encodes:
- a CDS encoding cystathionine gamma-synthase encodes MHGFETRAIHAGQDPDPRTGAVITPIYATSTYAQDGVGGLREGYEYSRTANPTRTALEECIAALEGGVRGLAFASGMAAEDTLLRTVLKPGDHVVIPDDAYGGTFRLVSKVAERWGVSWTAAPVTDVAAVRAAVRPETKLIWVETPTNPLLSVADITALAAVARDAGVLLVVDNTFATPYLQQPLALGADVVVHSTTKYCGGHSDVVGGVLVVSDAALGDELAYHQNAMGAVAGPFDAWLVLRGLKTLAVRMDRHCDNAERVVQLLERHPRVSQVLYPGLPGHPGHDVAVKQMSRFGGMVSFRMADGEQAAVDVCDSTRLFTLGESLGGIESLIEHPGRMTHASAAGSALEVPGDLVRLSVGIETVEDLLADLGQALG; translated from the coding sequence GTGCACGGATTCGAGACGCGAGCCATCCACGCGGGGCAGGATCCCGACCCCCGCACCGGTGCGGTCATCACCCCCATCTACGCCACCAGCACCTACGCCCAGGACGGCGTCGGCGGGCTGCGCGAGGGGTACGAGTACAGCCGCACCGCCAACCCCACGCGCACCGCGCTCGAAGAGTGCATCGCCGCGCTCGAGGGCGGGGTCCGGGGTCTCGCGTTCGCCAGCGGCATGGCCGCCGAGGACACCCTGCTGCGCACCGTGCTGAAGCCCGGCGACCACGTCGTCATCCCCGACGACGCCTACGGCGGCACGTTCCGGCTGGTCAGCAAGGTCGCCGAGCGGTGGGGCGTCAGCTGGACGGCGGCGCCGGTCACCGACGTCGCGGCGGTCCGGGCGGCGGTCCGTCCCGAGACGAAGCTGATCTGGGTCGAGACCCCGACCAACCCGCTGCTCAGCGTCGCCGACATCACCGCACTCGCCGCCGTCGCCCGCGACGCCGGCGTGCTGCTGGTCGTCGACAACACGTTCGCGACGCCGTACCTGCAGCAGCCGCTGGCGCTCGGCGCCGACGTCGTCGTGCACTCGACCACCAAGTACTGCGGCGGCCACTCCGACGTCGTCGGCGGCGTGCTCGTGGTCTCCGACGCCGCGCTCGGCGACGAGCTGGCGTACCACCAGAACGCCATGGGCGCCGTCGCCGGCCCGTTCGACGCGTGGCTGGTGCTGCGCGGGCTGAAGACGCTCGCCGTCCGCATGGACCGCCACTGCGACAACGCCGAGCGCGTCGTCCAGCTGCTCGAACGGCACCCGCGGGTCTCGCAGGTGCTGTACCCGGGGCTGCCCGGGCACCCCGGCCACGACGTCGCCGTCAAGCAGATGAGCCGGTTCGGCGGCATGGTGTCGTTCCGCATGGCCGACGGCGAGCAGGCCGCCGTCGACGTCTGCGACAGCACCCGGCTGTTCACGCTGGGCGAGTCGCTGGGCGGCATCGAGTCGCTGATCGAGCACCCCGGCCGCATGACGCACGCCAGCGCCGCCGGCAGCGCGCTCGAGGTGCCCGGCGACCTCGTCCGGCTCTCCGTCGGCATCGAGACCGTCGAGGACCTCCTCGCCGACCTCGGCCAGGCACTGGGCTGA
- a CDS encoding DUF3152 domain-containing protein has protein sequence MASRVRRAGHRGRGRRRAPDSPPPRRRGRRGRRVAGFALGLAALGFAGWMLMPDGEPMAGNAATPPPERHAPKMVVVMAAERPPLPPTATPTPSTPEVPATGPGTFVVTPGESGRAGAGSTLLTYTVEVETGLPFDPIEVAAVVDATLADPRSWIADGHHSFQRVPADGDLRILVASPGTTDQLCAPLRTRGEVSCRNGDNVVLNGLRWAVAVPHYNGDVDGYRQYVVNHEVGHALGHGHVDCPGPGEVAPVMLQQTYGLDGCVANSWPFP, from the coding sequence ATGGCCTCCCGAGTGCGTCGCGCCGGTCATCGCGGCCGGGGGCGTCGCCGGGCACCCGACTCACCGCCGCCGCGTCGCCGCGGCCGCCGGGGTCGCCGCGTCGCCGGGTTCGCTCTCGGGCTGGCCGCGCTGGGCTTCGCCGGCTGGATGCTGATGCCCGACGGCGAGCCGATGGCGGGCAACGCGGCCACGCCGCCACCCGAGCGGCACGCGCCCAAGATGGTCGTCGTCATGGCGGCCGAGCGGCCGCCACTACCACCCACCGCGACGCCGACGCCGTCCACCCCGGAGGTCCCCGCCACCGGGCCCGGCACCTTCGTCGTCACGCCGGGCGAGAGCGGCCGGGCCGGCGCCGGCAGCACCCTGCTCACGTACACCGTCGAGGTCGAGACCGGGCTGCCGTTCGACCCGATCGAGGTGGCCGCGGTCGTCGACGCCACGCTGGCCGACCCACGCAGCTGGATCGCCGACGGCCACCACTCGTTCCAGCGCGTGCCGGCGGACGGCGACCTGCGCATCCTGGTCGCGAGCCCCGGTACCACCGACCAGCTGTGCGCGCCGCTGCGCACCCGCGGCGAGGTGTCCTGCCGCAACGGCGACAACGTCGTGCTGAACGGCCTGCGCTGGGCCGTCGCCGTCCCGCACTACAACGGCGACGTCGACGGCTACCGCCAGTACGTCGTCAACCACGAGGTCGGCCACGCCCTCGGCCACGGCCACGTCGACTGCCCGGGGCCGGGTGAGGTCGCGCCGGTCATGCTGCAGCAGACCTACGGCCTGGACGGCTGCGTGGCGAACAGCTGGCCGTTCCCCTGA
- the ilvA gene encoding threonine ammonia-lyase → MSTVSMADVEAARELLRDVVRPTPLEDSRWLAGRVGGRVHLKCENLQRAGSFKIRGAYVRIARLSEQERARGVVAASAGNHAQGVALAASMLHTKATVFMPEGAAIVKEKATRAYGADVRFAGTSIDDALLAARAFAAETGAVLIHPFDHADIVAGQATVGMEILEQCPDVRTIVVGTGGGGLTAGISLAVHHLKPGVRVVGVQAEGAAAYPTSLAEGKPVALERMTTMADGIAVGCPGEVPFAMIQEYVDSVVTVTEESLSRALVLLLERAKLVVEPAGAAAVAALLDDPAAYEPPVVAVLSGGNIDPLLLLRVIRHGMAAAGRYLALRVRVPDAPGGLARLLADLAAVDANVLDVVHERTASTLSIDEVEIALQLETRGPEHCERVLGKLRESGYRVSISGD, encoded by the coding sequence ATGAGTACTGTCTCCATGGCGGACGTGGAAGCCGCGCGCGAACTCCTGCGCGACGTCGTGCGGCCCACTCCGCTCGAGGACTCCCGCTGGCTGGCCGGACGGGTCGGCGGCCGCGTCCATCTGAAGTGCGAGAACCTGCAGCGCGCCGGGTCGTTCAAGATCCGCGGCGCCTACGTGCGCATCGCCCGGCTGTCCGAGCAGGAGCGCGCCCGCGGCGTGGTGGCGGCCAGTGCCGGCAACCACGCCCAGGGCGTCGCGCTCGCGGCCAGTATGCTGCACACGAAGGCCACGGTGTTCATGCCCGAGGGCGCCGCCATCGTCAAGGAGAAGGCCACCCGGGCCTACGGCGCCGACGTCCGCTTCGCCGGCACCAGCATCGACGACGCCCTGCTCGCGGCGCGCGCGTTCGCCGCCGAGACCGGCGCCGTGCTCATCCACCCGTTCGACCACGCCGACATCGTCGCCGGTCAGGCCACCGTCGGCATGGAGATCCTGGAGCAGTGCCCCGACGTCCGCACCATCGTCGTCGGCACCGGCGGCGGCGGTCTGACGGCGGGCATCTCGCTGGCCGTGCACCACCTCAAGCCGGGCGTGCGGGTGGTCGGCGTGCAGGCCGAGGGCGCCGCGGCGTACCCGACGTCGTTGGCGGAGGGGAAGCCGGTCGCGCTGGAGCGCATGACGACGATGGCCGACGGCATCGCGGTCGGCTGCCCCGGCGAGGTCCCGTTCGCGATGATCCAGGAGTACGTCGACTCCGTCGTCACCGTCACCGAGGAGTCGCTGTCGCGGGCGCTGGTGCTGCTGCTCGAGCGGGCCAAGCTGGTGGTCGAGCCGGCCGGCGCGGCCGCCGTCGCCGCGCTGCTCGACGACCCCGCCGCCTACGAGCCGCCGGTCGTCGCGGTCCTGTCCGGCGGCAACATCGACCCGCTGCTGCTGTTGCGCGTCATCCGGCACGGCATGGCCGCCGCCGGGCGGTACCTCGCGCTGCGGGTCCGGGTGCCCGACGCTCCCGGCGGGCTGGCCCGGCTGCTGGCCGACCTCGCCGCCGTCGACGCCAACGTGCTCGACGTCGTGCACGAGCGCACCGCGTCGACGCTGTCCATCGACGAGGTCGAGATCGCGCTGCAGCTGGAGACCCGTGGGCCCGAGCACTGCGAGCGGGTGCTGGGCAAACTGCGCGAGTCGGGCTACCGAGTTTCCATTTCGGGTGACTGA
- a CDS encoding TIGR03557 family F420-dependent LLM class oxidoreductase: MKLAWLCSHESYQPEVLLEHAVLAEQVGFDVVTGADHFHPWVDDVSAASYVWSWFGAVAQATSRVELATSVTAPLFRYHPALIAQAAATVDRLSNGRFILGVGTGEAINEAPLGYAFPGYKERIARMREALTIMHGLLAGEKLDIDGEFYQARTAKLYSPPIGRAPVWMAAGGPKSATFAGETCEGLITSVKDPAETVANIITPYREAAAARGAGTTVMATRWVVLAGSDDEAWEALVSMRGLRAPGRLEVADPMVLRERADAMDRQEILSKYTIVRDLEQLTEAYRPLVHDVGADYVAIQVASADPADTIRRIGAEVLPALREAAAS, translated from the coding sequence GTGAAACTAGCCTGGTTGTGCAGTCATGAGTCCTACCAGCCCGAGGTCCTGCTGGAGCACGCCGTCCTCGCCGAACAGGTGGGATTCGACGTCGTCACCGGGGCCGACCACTTCCACCCCTGGGTCGACGACGTCTCGGCCGCGAGCTACGTCTGGTCCTGGTTCGGCGCCGTCGCGCAGGCCACGTCCAGGGTCGAGCTGGCCACCAGCGTCACCGCCCCGCTGTTCCGCTACCACCCGGCGCTGATCGCGCAGGCCGCCGCCACCGTCGACCGGCTCTCCAACGGCCGGTTCATCCTGGGCGTCGGCACCGGCGAGGCCATCAACGAGGCGCCGCTGGGGTACGCGTTTCCCGGCTACAAGGAGCGCATCGCCCGCATGCGCGAGGCGCTGACGATCATGCACGGCCTGCTGGCCGGCGAGAAGCTCGACATCGACGGCGAGTTCTACCAGGCCCGGACGGCGAAGCTGTACAGCCCGCCCATCGGGCGTGCGCCGGTCTGGATGGCGGCCGGCGGCCCGAAGTCCGCGACGTTCGCCGGTGAGACCTGCGAGGGCCTCATCACCAGCGTCAAGGACCCCGCCGAGACCGTCGCCAACATCATCACGCCGTACCGCGAGGCCGCCGCGGCCCGTGGCGCCGGCACGACGGTCATGGCGACCCGCTGGGTCGTTCTCGCCGGCAGCGACGACGAAGCGTGGGAGGCGCTGGTCTCGATGCGCGGCCTGCGCGCGCCCGGCCGGCTGGAGGTCGCCGACCCCATGGTGCTGCGCGAGCGCGCCGACGCCATGGACCGCCAGGAGATTCTCAGCAAGTACACGATCGTCCGCGACCTCGAGCAGCTCACCGAGGCGTACCGTCCCCTCGTCCACGACGTCGGGGCCGACTACGTGGCCATCCAGGTGGCCAGCGCCGACCCGGCCGACACCATTCGGCGCATCGGCGCCGAGGTGCTGCCGGCGCTGCGCGAGGCCGCCGCGTCCTGA
- a CDS encoding PLP-dependent aminotransferase family protein, with amino-acid sequence MRTVTGPQLATMIGDRPEAGGPAYARVAAAIRRLVLDGRLPLETRLPGERGLAAALGVSRTTVTAAYDELRDGGYAVSRQGSGTRTALPPSRGGTRGDTRGAPAWTPWAADGSDLLDLAHAAPEAPAEVRRAYDAALEQLPRHLPGSGYHLFGLPELRAAVAYRLTARGLPTLPAQVLVTAGAQHAFTLVLQLATGVGDRVLVEQPTYPNALDAIGRHGATAVPVPLAGDGWDLGAVAAAVRQTAPRLAYLMPDFHNPTGLLATDAERRELGAVLTRSRTLTVVDETLVELALDGPVPPPLATYLPDDLTVTVGSASKTLWGGLRVGWARASTVLIRRLAAVRASVDMGSAVVEQLAVAELLGGLDAALPARRAELRTRRDALLDALARRLPAWRTRVPAGGLVLWCDLGAPVSTRLVGAAERHGIRLAAGPRFGVDGAFERWLRLPYTHPADVIEPAVEALEQAFRAVTADGGATTDPVDAVA; translated from the coding sequence GTGCGCACTGTCACAGGACCGCAACTGGCGACGATGATCGGCGACCGGCCCGAGGCCGGGGGTCCGGCCTACGCCCGCGTCGCGGCGGCGATCCGGCGGCTCGTCCTCGACGGCCGGTTGCCGCTGGAGACGCGGCTGCCCGGCGAGCGCGGACTGGCCGCGGCGCTGGGCGTCAGCCGGACGACGGTCACCGCCGCCTACGACGAGCTGCGCGACGGCGGCTACGCCGTCAGCCGGCAGGGTTCGGGCACGCGGACCGCGCTGCCGCCGTCCCGGGGCGGGACACGTGGGGACACCCGTGGCGCCCCGGCGTGGACGCCGTGGGCCGCCGACGGCTCGGACCTGCTCGACCTCGCGCACGCCGCGCCGGAGGCGCCGGCCGAGGTGCGCCGCGCCTACGACGCCGCGCTGGAGCAGCTGCCGCGGCACCTGCCCGGCTCCGGGTACCACCTGTTCGGGCTGCCGGAGCTGCGCGCGGCCGTCGCCTACCGTCTGACGGCGCGCGGCCTGCCCACGCTGCCCGCCCAGGTGCTCGTGACGGCCGGCGCACAGCACGCGTTCACGCTGGTGCTGCAGCTGGCCACCGGCGTCGGCGACCGCGTGCTGGTGGAGCAGCCGACGTACCCGAACGCGCTGGACGCCATCGGGCGGCACGGCGCCACCGCGGTGCCCGTCCCGCTGGCCGGCGACGGCTGGGACCTCGGTGCCGTCGCGGCCGCGGTCCGGCAGACCGCGCCCCGGCTCGCCTACCTCATGCCCGACTTCCACAACCCGACCGGGCTGCTGGCCACCGACGCCGAGCGGCGCGAGCTGGGCGCCGTCCTCACCCGCAGCCGTACGCTCACCGTCGTCGACGAGACGCTGGTCGAGCTGGCGCTGGACGGGCCGGTGCCGCCTCCGTTGGCCACGTACCTGCCCGACGACCTCACCGTCACCGTCGGCAGCGCGAGCAAGACGCTGTGGGGCGGGCTGCGGGTGGGGTGGGCGCGCGCGAGCACCGTGCTGATCCGCCGGCTGGCCGCCGTCCGCGCCAGCGTCGACATGGGCTCGGCGGTGGTCGAGCAGCTGGCCGTCGCGGAACTGCTCGGCGGTCTCGACGCGGCCCTGCCGGCGCGCCGGGCGGAGCTGCGCACCCGCCGCGACGCGCTGCTGGACGCGCTGGCGCGGCGGCTGCCGGCGTGGCGGACGCGGGTGCCGGCGGGTGGGCTCGTGCTGTGGTGCGACCTCGGCGCGCCGGTGTCCACCCGGCTCGTCGGCGCGGCGGAGCGGCACGGCATCAGGCTCGCGGCCGGCCCCCGCTTCGGCGTCGACGGCGCGTTCGAGCGGTGGCTGCGGCTGCCCTACACCCACCCCGCGGACGTCATCGAGCCCGCCGTCGAGGCGCTGGAGCAGGCGTTCCGGGCGGTGACGGCCGACGGCGGGGCCACCACGGACCCCGTCGACGCCGTCGCCTGA
- a CDS encoding SigE family RNA polymerase sigma factor encodes MDATAEREFTEFVAARSMALLRTAVVLTGDRHRAEDLVQGALAKLAAHWRKADEPEAYVRRIIYHDHARWWRRRSSRSEVLGPEVPDRPAADRSVDAVRRLDLRSALRLLGPRQRAVLVLRYFEDLPEAEIAAILGCSVGTVRSQAHRALARLRTLVPELDERTDDVEELHR; translated from the coding sequence GTGGACGCAACGGCGGAACGCGAGTTCACCGAGTTCGTGGCGGCCCGGTCGATGGCGCTGCTGCGGACCGCCGTCGTCCTGACCGGTGACCGGCACCGGGCCGAGGACCTGGTCCAGGGCGCGCTGGCCAAGTTGGCGGCGCACTGGCGGAAGGCCGACGAGCCGGAGGCGTACGTCCGGCGCATCATCTACCACGACCATGCCCGCTGGTGGCGTCGTCGCTCCTCCCGGTCCGAGGTGCTCGGACCGGAGGTGCCGGACCGGCCGGCCGCCGACCGCTCCGTCGACGCCGTCCGGCGCCTGGACCTGCGCTCCGCGCTGCGGCTGCTCGGGCCACGGCAGCGGGCGGTGCTGGTGCTGCGGTACTTCGAGGACCTGCCCGAGGCCGAGATCGCGGCGATCCTGGGGTGCTCGGTCGGGACGGTGCGCAGTCAGGCGCACCGGGCGCTGGCTCGGTTGCGCACCCTCGTGCCGGAGCTCGACGAACGCACCGACGACGTGGAGGAGTTGCACCGATGA
- a CDS encoding ATP-binding cassette domain-containing protein, producing the protein MNAITAEGLVKTFGSGEKAVRAVGGVDLVVPEGTVVGLLGPNGAGKTTTVRMLTTLLAPDAGRAIVAGHDVVQEPQAVRSKIGLSGQYAAVDENLTGRENLWLFGRLYQLSSKEASKRAAELLEQFNLTDAADRTLKTYSGGMRRRLDLAGSLIVHPQVLFLDEPTTGLDPGSRLDLWDVIRERVAEGATILLTTQYLEEADALADDIVVIDHGVVIAHGTADQLKAQIGGERIEVIVHDPESLGQAEQVLNLGSGGQCVRDDHVRKLTVPTHTGSKGLMQVIRDLDEAGVTIDDIALRRPTLDDVFVKLTGRHAAEETQAETAQGRAS; encoded by the coding sequence GTGAACGCCATCACCGCCGAGGGTCTGGTCAAGACCTTCGGCTCCGGGGAGAAGGCCGTGAGGGCCGTCGGGGGCGTCGACCTCGTCGTGCCCGAGGGCACCGTGGTCGGTCTGCTCGGGCCGAACGGCGCCGGCAAGACCACCACGGTTCGCATGCTCACCACCCTGCTCGCGCCCGACGCCGGTCGCGCCATCGTCGCCGGTCACGACGTCGTCCAGGAACCGCAGGCGGTGCGCTCGAAGATCGGCCTCTCCGGCCAGTACGCCGCGGTCGACGAGAACCTCACCGGCCGCGAGAACCTCTGGCTGTTCGGCCGGCTCTACCAGCTGTCCAGCAAAGAGGCGTCCAAGCGCGCGGCCGAGCTGCTCGAGCAGTTCAACCTCACCGACGCCGCCGACCGCACGCTGAAGACCTACTCCGGCGGCATGCGGCGCCGGCTCGACCTCGCCGGCAGCCTCATCGTCCACCCGCAGGTGCTGTTCCTCGACGAGCCCACCACCGGCCTCGACCCCGGCAGCCGGCTCGACCTCTGGGACGTCATCCGCGAGCGCGTGGCCGAGGGCGCCACCATCCTGCTGACCACGCAGTACCTCGAAGAGGCCGACGCGCTGGCCGACGACATCGTGGTCATCGACCACGGCGTCGTCATCGCCCACGGCACGGCCGACCAGCTCAAGGCGCAGATCGGCGGCGAGCGCATCGAGGTCATCGTGCACGACCCCGAGTCGCTGGGCCAGGCCGAGCAGGTGCTCAACCTCGGCAGCGGCGGCCAGTGCGTCCGCGACGACCACGTCCGCAAGCTGACCGTGCCCACGCACACCGGCTCCAAGGGGCTCATGCAGGTCATCCGCGACCTCGACGAAGCCGGCGTGACCATCGACGACATCGCGCTGCGCCGGCCCACGCTCGACGACGTGTTCGTCAAGCTCACCGGCCGGC
- a CDS encoding DUF2089 domain-containing protein, translating to MIGGFPQHLHQPPSDCPVCGVKLHVTRLGCESCGTELSGRFASCPYCSLTAQDQKILGTFLVSRGNMRELARELGVSYPTARQRFAELLERLGLEAPAETAAAAGAVDREEILRRLAAGELDLDEATALLG from the coding sequence ATGATCGGCGGCTTCCCTCAGCACCTGCACCAGCCGCCGTCCGACTGCCCGGTCTGTGGCGTGAAGCTGCACGTCACCCGGCTCGGCTGCGAGTCCTGCGGCACCGAGCTGTCCGGCCGGTTCGCCTCCTGCCCGTACTGCTCGCTCACCGCACAGGACCAGAAAATCCTTGGCACCTTCCTGGTGTCGCGGGGCAACATGAGGGAGCTCGCCCGAGAGCTGGGGGTGAGCTACCCGACCGCCCGGCAGCGTTTCGCCGAGTTGCTCGAGCGGCTCGGCCTCGAGGCCCCGGCCGAGACCGCCGCCGCGGCCGGCGCCGTCGACCGCGAAGAGATCCTGCGCCGGCTGGCCGCCGGTGAGCTCGACCTCGACGAGGCGACCGCGCTGCTCGGCTGA
- the msrA gene encoding peptide-methionine (S)-S-oxide reductase MsrA: protein MSLFDRLVKTRKVGPEEALPGRDARPFGLAGTHTVLGTPIEAEPPAGYQEAVFGMGCFWGAERIFWRLPGVWTTAVGYAGGYTPNPTYEETCTGRTGHAEVVRVVFDPAVISFTTLLKAFWEEHDPTQGMRQGNDIGSQYRSAVYTTSPSQLDTALASRDAYAAKLRAAGHGDITTEVEPLGTFYYAEDYHQQYLSDAKNPNGYCGLAGTGVSCPIGTGTSL from the coding sequence ATGTCGCTGTTCGATCGCTTGGTGAAGACGAGGAAGGTCGGCCCCGAGGAGGCCCTGCCCGGCCGCGACGCCCGTCCGTTCGGGCTGGCCGGCACGCACACCGTCCTCGGCACCCCGATCGAGGCCGAGCCGCCGGCCGGGTACCAGGAGGCCGTCTTCGGCATGGGCTGTTTCTGGGGGGCCGAGCGCATCTTCTGGCGCCTGCCCGGCGTGTGGACCACCGCCGTCGGTTACGCCGGCGGGTACACCCCGAACCCCACCTACGAAGAGACGTGCACCGGCCGCACCGGCCACGCCGAGGTCGTCCGCGTCGTCTTCGACCCCGCCGTCATCAGCTTCACCACGCTGCTCAAGGCGTTCTGGGAGGAGCACGACCCCACCCAGGGCATGCGGCAGGGCAACGACATCGGGTCGCAGTACCGCTCGGCCGTCTACACGACGTCGCCGTCGCAGCTCGATACCGCCCTCGCCTCGCGCGACGCGTACGCGGCCAAGCTGCGCGCCGCCGGCCACGGCGACATCACCACGGAGGTCGAGCCGCTCGGCACCTTCTACTACGCCGAGGACTACCACCAGCAGTACCTGAGCGACGCGAAGAACCCGAACGGCTACTGCGGCCTCGCCGGCACCGGCGTCTCCTGCCCCATCGGCACCGGCACGTCGCTCTGA
- a CDS encoding YitT family protein, with product MTRRLIQLFAGLLLYGFSMALLVEAGLGLDPWDVLHQGIAERTGLSIGTIVILVGVVVLLLWIPLRQRPGVGTIANALLVGLAADASIWLLPSPDPLAVQIAFLVSGVVLNAVATAAYIGARLGPGPRDGLMTGLVQRTGRSVRVVRTSIEVTVLATGWLLGGTVGAGTVVYALAIGPLVHLLLPRFQVREPVRVAAAPAAT from the coding sequence ATGACGCGTCGCCTGATCCAGCTCTTCGCCGGCCTGCTGCTCTACGGCTTCAGCATGGCCCTGCTCGTCGAGGCCGGCCTCGGCCTCGACCCGTGGGACGTGCTGCACCAGGGCATCGCCGAACGCACCGGCCTCAGCATCGGCACCATCGTCATCCTGGTCGGCGTCGTCGTGCTGCTGCTGTGGATCCCGCTGCGGCAGCGGCCCGGCGTCGGCACCATCGCCAACGCCCTGCTGGTCGGGCTGGCCGCCGACGCGTCCATCTGGCTGCTGCCGTCGCCCGATCCGCTGGCCGTGCAGATCGCGTTCCTGGTCTCGGGCGTGGTGCTGAACGCCGTCGCCACCGCGGCCTACATCGGCGCCCGGCTCGGGCCCGGCCCGCGCGACGGCCTGATGACCGGGCTGGTCCAGCGCACCGGCCGATCCGTGCGAGTGGTCCGGACCTCGATCGAGGTGACGGTGCTCGCCACTGGCTGGCTGCTCGGCGGCACCGTCGGGGCCGGGACCGTGGTCTATGCGCTCGCGATCGGCCCGCTGGTGCACCTGCTGCTGCCGAGGTTCCAGGTCCGTGAGCCGGTTCGCGTCGCCGCCGCCCCCGCGGCGACGTAG
- a CDS encoding DUF4328 domain-containing protein, with translation MSFNDASDQRWGNAAWAPQPPAGEPSGLGGLRTALTVLLAVIAAASVLSIAAYAGRIGYVGDVIDSGSIDRQRAEDVDAFVALAVILWVLVFLATAVVFIVWQYRHAKNTRALGHEHVGVSKPGWAIGGWFIPLANLVIPALNLYRNGRVSDPDGADRPPYERRGPGVVVAWAICWGLAATLDRGAQNSIPDERSSDYIDGLRTADQLSLAANVGYIAAAALAILMVRTLTTRQEAALAARMGSAGGQPPYAAWPAAPPGASYGQQPYGQQPSGQQPYGQPAYGPPPGGTPYGQPAPPYGQPQPGQNPPPSPFAPSDPPNPDGPAAPPPPVPPPAP, from the coding sequence ATGAGCTTCAACGACGCCTCGGACCAGCGCTGGGGCAACGCCGCCTGGGCGCCCCAGCCGCCGGCCGGCGAGCCGTCCGGACTGGGTGGCCTCCGCACCGCGCTGACCGTGCTGCTGGCGGTCATCGCGGCGGCCAGCGTGCTGTCCATCGCCGCGTACGCCGGTCGCATCGGCTACGTCGGTGACGTCATCGACAGCGGCAGCATCGACCGGCAGCGGGCCGAGGACGTCGACGCGTTCGTGGCCCTGGCCGTGATCCTCTGGGTCCTGGTGTTCCTCGCGACCGCGGTGGTGTTCATCGTGTGGCAGTACCGCCACGCGAAGAACACCCGCGCCCTCGGTCACGAACACGTGGGCGTGAGCAAACCGGGCTGGGCGATCGGTGGCTGGTTCATCCCGCTGGCGAACCTGGTGATCCCCGCGCTGAACCTCTACCGCAACGGCCGGGTCTCCGACCCCGACGGGGCCGATCGGCCGCCCTATGAGCGGCGCGGCCCGGGCGTCGTGGTGGCGTGGGCGATCTGCTGGGGTCTGGCGGCCACCCTGGATCGTGGCGCGCAGAACAGCATCCCCGACGAGCGGAGCAGCGACTACATCGACGGGTTGCGCACCGCCGACCAACTGTCTCTGGCGGCGAACGTCGGCTACATCGCGGCGGCCGCGCTGGCCATCCTCATGGTGCGGACGCTGACGACGCGCCAGGAGGCCGCGCTCGCGGCCCGCATGGGGTCGGCCGGCGGACAGCCGCCGTATGCCGCGTGGCCGGCCGCCCCGCCCGGGGCGTCGTACGGTCAGCAGCCGTATGGTCAGCAGCCCTCCGGCCAGCAGCCCTACGGTCAGCCCGCCTACGGGCCGCCGCCCGGCGGCACGCCGTACGGCCAGCCGGCGCCGCCGTACGGCCAGCCGCAGCCCGGCCAGAACCCGCCGCCGTCGCCGTTCGCGCCGAGCGACCCGCCGAACCCGGACGGCCCGGCCGCACCGCCGCCACCGGTTCCGCCGCCGGCTCCCTGA